A region of the Synergistaceae bacterium genome:
TCTTCTTGATCCTTTATGTACCTGAGAATTTGTTCTTCATTGCGTCCGACCGTATCGACATAATATCCTCTCGCCCAAAAGTGCCTGCCACCATACTTTTTAAATTCAGGATGCCTCTCGAATATCATCAGTGCGCTTTTCCCTTTCAAAAACCCCATAAATGCTGATACGCTGAACTTTGGTGGGATCTTCAAGCACATGTGGATATGGTCGGCACACACCGCCCCACCCACAATTCCCACTCCTTTGTATTCACACAGTTTGCGTAGTATTCCATTTATATCCTTTTTCACTTTGCCGTACATGCTTTTGCGCCGGTATTTCGGAATAAACACAATGTGGTAGATGCAATTCCACTTCGTGTGTGCTAACGTTTCTACGTCCATTCGGATACCTCCTCTGATTTTGACTTTGGCCTGGGAACCATTGCCATTATGTCAGAGGAGCCTTGTTACTTCACGGATCGCTTCCGCTCTATTGGGTCTCCCCGGCATAGCCGGGGGCTTAATATACTATCGAGTTAACGTGATGAAAATATGTTAGTCACTCAGGGTATTGGGTGCGGGGAATATTCGCTGTAACCAAAGAAGCACTTGCTTTCGTATTCAAAAACTCTCCTACACAAAGTTCCTCTATCTTTGGGGCGTCCAGCTCCGACGCCGTAAAATCAAATCCGCTCACCTCTTTCTGAACCGGAAATCTCGCCTGCGCCAGACGATACCGGAGCCCACACGTCTGCCGTTCCACACTTTCCGCTTCCAGCAAGGATAGTAAGACCTTCTCTGCCGTGTGCCCTTGCTTTTGACCTATCGACGACACTTCATCGTAAGCCGCACGCATCCCCTCCAAACGCATCTCTTGCAGCTTATCCAGTATCTTTTCACGCAACATGGCAAGCACACGTTCCCGAATGCCAAAGAACTGCTCATAACCTGCGACTGCGGCGGTAGCAACGGCAAGAGAGTCAGGCTATGGAAATTCCAACTTGCACAGTTTTCGGAGCGGGTTGGGATTGAAATACACGTATCCCACTACCCCCACTTTCCTCCAGGAACATCAAAGTGGAACAAAATCGAACATAAGCTCTTTTGTTTCATATCCAGGAATTGGCAGGGAAAGCCGCTGGTTGATGTACAAACAGCAGTGAACTTAATCGGCTCTACGACAACAACCACTGGTCTCAGAGTTATTTGTCAGACCGATAATACCGAGTACGAGCTATCAAAAAAGGTTACGGATGAACAACTCAAAGCACTTCCTATCATCAAAAGCGCACCTTTTGAGAGTTGGAACTATATGGTGAAAAGAATGTAATTGAACAAGTTATTATTACACAATTCCTTAGCAAGGGCGTCAAAAAGGGGAAAGTTCGTCTGCTGAAATCTGGTGATGCAAGATGCCCTTGCTTAGCACCGGCGTTGATCTTCGCCGCTCCCGCATGGATCTCTGCAACGTCC
Encoded here:
- the tnpA gene encoding IS200/IS605 family transposase: MDVETLAHTKWNCIYHIVFIPKYRRKSMYGKVKKDINGILRKLCEYKGVGIVGGAVCADHIHMCLKIPPKFSVSAFMGFLKGKSALMIFERHPEFKKYGGRHFWARGYYVDTVGRNEEQILRYIKDQE
- a CDS encoding ATP-binding protein — translated: MLREKILDKLQEMRLEGMRAAYDEVSSIGQKQGHTAEKVLLSLLEAESVERQTCGLRYRLAQARFPVQKEVSGFDFTASELDAPKIEELCVGEFLNTKASASLVTANIPRTQYPE